Proteins from a genomic interval of Quercus robur chromosome 9, dhQueRobu3.1, whole genome shotgun sequence:
- the LOC126699751 gene encoding uncharacterized protein LOC126699751: MSSTLEVSLGSEVDEFMDEKKDERALANREAVKRSRIKKEKEWEDIVNEKSMLLEDIKNKKIDIENYENDHSTTEKDNNSLNADNLIWNQYLNCMNLYKEKLGISDQTLETPAPMFNHCGSPSFDTD; the protein is encoded by the coding sequence ATGTCGTCAACACTAGAAGTAAGTTTGGGGTCTGAAGTTGATGAATTCATGGATGAGAAAAAGGACGAGAGAGCGCTAGCAAATAGAGAAGCGGTAAAGCGTTCacgtataaagaaagaaaaggagtgGGAGGACATTGTCAATGAAAAGAGCATGCTATTAGAGgatataaagaacaaaaaaattgacattgaAAACTATGAGAACGACCATTCTACGACGGAGAAAGATAATAACTCTTTGAATGCTGATAATTTGATTTGGAATCAGTATCTGAATTGCATGAACTTGTACAAGGAAAAACTTGGGATTTCAGACCAGACACTCGAGACTCCGGCACCTATGTTCAATCATTGCGGCAGTCCCAGTTTCGACACTGATTAG